The Pogoniulus pusillus isolate bPogPus1 chromosome 3, bPogPus1.pri, whole genome shotgun sequence nucleotide sequence acagtactccaggtggggtctcaccagagcggagtagaaggggagaatcatctccctccacctgctggccacacttttcctgatgcagcccaggatctacttggccctctgggctgcaagtgcacactgctggctcatgttgagcttcttgtccagcagcacccccaggtccctctcctcagggctgctcagcctggatttgtgcttgggattgccctgacccagatcttgttgaacctcatgagattggcttatgcccacctctccagcctgtccaggtccctctggatggatcccttccctccagtgtgtctgctgcaccacacagcttggtgtcgtcagcaaatttgctgagggtgcactcactGCCATTGTCCATGTCagcaacaaagatgttgaacaagactgatccctgagggtctccgcttgtcactggcctccacttggacatggacccattgacagccactctctgggtgcagccatcaagccagttctttatccagctcaggctccacccatcaaacccatgtgtcaccagcttggagaccaggatgtggtgcgggacagtgtcaaaggccttgctcaggtccaggtaagtgacatcagttgctcgcccctcatctatgaatgttgtgacctgttcacagAAGGTctccaggtttgtcaggcaggatttgcccttggtgaaggcatgctgattgtagccaatcacctGTTCACTATTTTTCTgtttcagtagtgcctccaggaggatctgctccatgatctcgctgggcacagaggtgagactgactggcctggagttcctcgctcctccttcctaccctttttgcaAACGGGCGTCAAGCACAAGCAGTGCAGATAAAGATGGAAGCTGGGAGTTGTGATCTCTTTGCAGGTCTCATTCAATAGACATGACGATCTTATGTCATTCTTGGAGATAGGCTATAGTATGCAAATCAGCAGGACTGTGATAGCTACAAGAATCCAACAGATTAGCTGGATATACATCTCAAAACAGCAAGCCACTCGTATTGGCATCAAGTGTCAAATAACTAGAGGAGATCTGGCCCCAGGAAGAGACTGAGCAATCTTCAGGTAATTTTGGTACTAAGTACAAAGAAGTTCACTGTTGCTTGCTTAGTGTGGCTTTTCAGAGGAAATCAGCTGAGTCCCTGGAGTGGAATTCTTACCTGATCTAGACAGTTGCTCCGTAAGTAGCGTAGGGCTTGTTGTATGCTCTGAGGAAGAGGCTGTCCTGTTCTTTGGACATGAACTATCAGAGGCACACCAAAGACATTCTTGTCCTTGTAGTCAGGAACTTTCATCCTCTTCATGAACTTTGGCACAGACCTGAAAATTAACATGAACAGGCTGCATGAAACTGTCAGAGTATTTACACTACCTCTCCAAGTAACACTGCTTGCAGAAATAGATAACTACGGCTTTTTTATAAAGATGGTGAAATAATGTTCAACACACAATACATGGACACTTTACAACCTCTGTAACTGATAGATTTCTTGACAGCTTTTACACATGGATGACCTCTGGCTCTAGTATAATAACGTAACAACCTGTTGTAATAGAAAACTTTTTCTATGCAGTTGTCGCCCTGCTGAAGTCAACATGTTTTAAAGCACGCATCAGGAACTCAGAGGAATAGCACAACAAAGCATAGAGGAGAGGGCatctgagagaggaggagattcAGTCCTCTAACATGCTGAATGATTTCTATACTACCAGTTACATGATTTAGTATTTCTATTGACTAACAATTTACTGTAATAAATGATGGTGGGAAATCCCTATGTGCCAGGCTTGTCCCTGATGATTTATTCTAGATTTATTCTAGAGGAGTAACTGAAGTGAAGCTGGTGGGCTTGCTTTCTTCCAAAAATGATGGTTAAAACAAGAACAAACTGGATTCCATTTGTGGACATCATGACTGCAGTGGACTAATAAAAAAAACCTAGGTTGAATATGACCAAAATGTGACAAAGATTTTTCTCATCTGTGTGGGAAGGAGCTAAATCTTGGATTAAATGACCTACTGAAAGAGTACAGCATGTAACTTTACAGTGACTTGGAGTCCCACTTTTATAAATCCTTAAGAGACTGACTACACAAACTTAGGATGTATTTGTCAGGAGGGAAACCTCTGCACAAACAGAAGGATCTAGAATTTGCTGTACTCtagtttgatttttttgggAGTTGGTTAATTAGAGAGTCATTTCAGTACAGATGTTGTCTCCCAGACATTTTGGGACAGATGTCTaatgctgtctgctgcaccaaaATAAAGCAGTGATTAGGGGGCTCATCTTATTCTTATTGAATTTTATCTCTCTAATGAAGATGTAGGAAGACTTAGCTGTCCAGACTCTCCCTATACCCACTGTGGAGTGAGTAACCTTTGAAGGGTGACCCAAATCCTCAGCAGACCTGTCTTGCTCAGATCAGATTTAGAACTTTTTTGAGTTGCTGATGTCAGTGAGGTGGATCTTACATGTAGTCCCTTGTATCTGATTTTGCATTTTTAAAGGCAAACTTGTCTTATCTAGCTCACAGCTGAATTTAGTGGGATTGTGGTAAAGTGCTTTGGACATGGAAATCACAATATAAATGTCAAGTCATATTATTTTCATGACTCAGTATTTCTGTGTATTAGGGAAAGTTTCTGTTATCCTTTGGATTAtttctcagatatttataatctCTTTTTCTGTGCCCACTTCTATACCAGTATACATTGGTCTGCATGGTTCATTGGGGTTCATATACTATAAACATGCAGGTTTCTGCAGCGAGTTGCTACAGAAGGACCCACGTAGCCATCATTCATGTCCATATGCCCTTCACTTCACTCTCTGAGTGACCAGGTAGCTCTTACAGCTGctacagctgccagctccttctaACACAGGTCCAGGACTAGGCTAAAGCTTCCATCTTTGACCTTCAGAGAAAAGTCCCATAACTGTTCTCACCTTTCTTTTACAACACAAACAAACCGATATCAAATACATGGAGtatcagcagcagctgtttctTTACAAATCACAAAATGAATTCCGGGCAAGACTTACTATAAACATTTCCTACTTTTAATCACTCTCTTCTACTCCTGTTTATTTTTCTGGGACCGCAGTGTTGTTATGGAGGCTGGGATTCTCCCTTTGTCAGAGAACAGAAATGAAGTCACATCTCCAGGATCTGTTTCTGACTCTGCCACTGAGTCACTAGGCAACAGTGGATTAAAGAGGACAGTTTCAGATTCTACAGCTGAAGTCAGTTCCTGCTCCTAGTTGCATTACTGGATTTActaccaaaacccccaaataaGGAGAGACTATCTCTTTTCCAGTGATCGATGGTACTCACCAGGTCCAGCCATGTTTGTTTGACATGGAGTACTTTTCCATGATGGCAGTAAGGCGAAGCAGAGAGAATTTCTGCAGTAGATTCagttgggctgctgactgattGCTGATGTGAAGTGATGCAATGGAGTGGCTCAGACGGTGAGAGATTTGGAAACTATGCCATCGCAATcgcctttcccaaaagaaacaacagaaaaatcttACAACAGCTTCaactgggcagggagaaagatGGTATGCTGTGAAAGAGGGATGGGCAATATATAAAACATGCAGAAACAGACACACAGTATGGCTTGTGGTGTGTCAGCTGAAAGAAAATGTAGCCTGGGGGCAAATAAACCAATTTGCTCAATCTCTTTAATTTTGGAAATGCCCAGACTCTGATGGTTAACATTAGATTCAAATTGGTTTCAGGTCCCATCCATGTAGTCAGGGAAGCACTGCAGTGCCCTTTAGCCCACACATATCCAACAGGATGTGGGAGATCCAGATTCAAATGTTCTCTCCCTGACTCAGAACAGGGGTTTGATCCTGGTCTCTCACCTCCCATCAGACCAGCCTGACCGCAAAGGCATTTGGAGATGAGGTTCTTCAAATATTCTTCTTATTAAATACTGAAGGGTTTTTTGGAGAAAGGACAGAACCCTGTGCCTCCTTGGCAAGATCTGTAACCACCAAGCTATTGAGCCACTCCTCTTTACTCTAATGCACTTTCTCTATAGTGGATACATTGGAAAAAACCTCATTTCAATTTCTTGTTTAGCTGAACATGAGTTTGGATCAAATCCTAAAAACTTAGGGACTGCTCATTCACTGAGCAGCTTCCTCGAGTTCACTTGCTTGTGATGGGGGTGAGCAAGCACAGGTGGCAgtaaaccatggcacagcagaatCCTCTGTGAGGATGTGACAAAACTGACAGCAGATAAGAAAACACCAGGTATTTTCTCATCACTTTTGCACATACAAAGCCACCCTACACACAGAAGCATGGACCTACAAAGGCCTTTACCCAGGACCATGCTCCCCTGGCTCAACAGGAACTCATCCAAACTATTAACAAAATCCCACTTTCCACTTTTATTAAGAAGTTAGTTGTGCACAATAATTTCATACTGCCACATAAGAGACTGAGGTAGGGTAGGGAAATTATCTCTGAGCACAAATAGACATGTTTCTAAAGCAGAACTGTGCATAAGTGCACAAAGCTACTGATGCATAAATATGAGGGTGTATGACTTAggagacaaagagaaaaaatactGCACAAAATATAACAGGATATTACCATGTAACTGACGGATCGAGAGGGAAAAGATGTCCTAGTTTGCTCCATTAAACCAATTCTCCATTGATTCCACATAAGAATATTCATAGCAGGATGTCATTTCTCCCAtagcctgaaccttccctggggAAGTCCCCATCCTCACACGGGAGGAGTACAACTGTAAAGGTACCCTGCACCTTCTGACTCCCAAGCTGAGAGCCTCTGGATTTGTGTACAGTTTTGCTACCTACCTGCTTGGCCTTGTGAGTGATGCTCCAACCCCAGAGTCTCTTCTGTCCCTAACACCAGTGGCTTCAGATTCAATCAAGGATGTTCcatctctgtccatgtcacttgGTGTGGTCCGGCCATCAGAGACAGAGTTCCCCTCAAAATCGAGTGTGATCTGTGTTGGTGACTGGAAAGGCAGCGATGAAGATTCTCTGACCGACACATCAACTGGCAGACCTGGCAACACATTCTTTGACCAGCCATCTACCACCTCCTGGAGTCCATTGACATGTTGCAAAATGTCATCTAAATGAGGAAAAAGTACATCTTTCTCCAAGTCCAGGAGGTCCCCAGTACTAGCGTACAAGTGGGAACCGGGCACGTTGTCATAAATACTAATTCTGCTCTCCTTAGGACAGCCTGCCATTAATCCAGGCTCTCTTGGAGTAAAACAGTTCTGCTTTCccagagagatgctgcctgTCCTCCAGTTTACATTGCTGTTGTCTGTAGGCGAGAGGCTTTCAATAGAAAGTGCCTTTGGGAAGGTCCCTGGTTTGTGGTCCTTGGGAATATGCACAACCAAGTTCTCTTGGGAATGAAACTCATTTTTGCGGTTTTGGTCCACTACTTGCCGTAAGGCCATTCCTTCCAGAACATCTAGGTCCTCCAGGTACATCCCACCTCTCTTGTTTGCTTCGTGACACTTCCGTTCCTTCAAACATGGTGTGCTcactccactgctgctgttttcagACTGACTGCTCTCACTGCTGGATTTGACAGAAAAGGAAAGTCCTTTTCTGACTGACTCTTGTCCTGAGTTTTGGAGATCACCATTGACTATCCGTATACAATGCATGTCTTTCAAGGACTTCGGCTCATACTGGAGAACAGGTCCACTTATCTCTAAAGGACCTGTTCTTCCTGAGCCTTTTACTTTTCCATGAGCACTCTTTGCTTTTAATGTCTCCATGCGTTTTAGAAAGGTTTTTGCTTTGGTTCGTGTTGGTTTCTCATTCTTCAAGCTGTCCTTGGGTGACAGAGCCGTGTTTATGGCAGTGGAGTCTTGCAGCAGAGTGTTTTCTATATCATGTTGGCCAGAGCAGTCGCAGGTCTCCCTGACAGCACTGCTGATGCCTGACTGACTCCTGTTGTCACTTCCCCCACTGCTCTCGCTGTGAAGAGATGAGACCTCAGGTTCACTCAGATCTGTAAGGACACTCTCACTGCTTGTtgtatttttcattttaatgtCCCCAGAAGATCCATGTCTGTCTGACTGGTGAAGCAAAGCATCAATGTCGTCCACCCGAGACCACCGTCTGCTGGTTCTTTGGAAAGTCCATTTATTACTGATAGCACAAAGGTCTTCTTCATCTGAGTCTTCACTCTGGAAAACAGCAAGTGGCACATGTTAAAAGCAGGTGCTTTTACATGCTATTGAATTAACATGATTGTGCTGCCGCATGTGAGCAACAGGTGGTAAAGTCTCCCTAGGTCTAGTTTATGGAAGATTGGTCATCGGTTCTCTCCTAACAGCCTCTTTCATTTAACTGTAACGAGGACAGTGAAGCATCTTAACAAGTAAGGAATAAATGTCTGCTCTACATTAGGGAGCTCATGAGTTCCACTGGTGCCTCTTGGCTTCTGTGGAGCAGTTTGCCTGTGTAAAATGACATAGGACTGATGCCCATAGTGACTGATGTAAAAAAGAAGAGTTTTGAAAGGTCTGAGTAGAGAGATTCTTTCTTGCAAGGATGGTGTTAAGACACAAATGGTAAAGTCTGGGAAGCTGCTGGCCACTACAGCAGTGTGAGCTATTTAAGAAACCAAGACAGCAAGTATCCAGTGCTGCAATTAAGCTTTGCAGTGAGAGCTAGATAAGTATCCATAAACTTGACAGACGAGGTACATCTAACAAGATTTAAGTTTCAAGACATAACTATGGATTAATAGCCACCATGTTTAAAATAACAGtaaaaaaaagtatttagaGATATTCTTAGAGTGGGTCTGAGTGCAGAAGAAggaaagcagcaaaggcagctgtgAAAGCGtagggaggaggagcagccagaCTCAGCCCCTGGATGGGGCAGCATCTACAGTTAAGGCGAGTCTCCTACAGTAACACTGTAGGAGTTACTGTACAGTAACCCCAAAACTGATgacctccagcctgtcccactgTCTCAGTCTTTCCCCAATCTGTCCTGAGGCAACAGTAGCCCCAAACCCCTCCTTGGTCTCATTCCTCAGCCTGGGGAATGCAGAAGTTGTGCTTATGTTTAGGCAGCTCCAGGAGCTACTCTGCAATGCAAACCACACATGCCTTGGGAAAAACACAAGGATAGAAAAGCTCTCCCTATGACATTTTACTCATCTATATGTAAAACCAATAAAAGATACATCTTCAGCGTGAGGTGCACAATCACGGTTGAACTTGCTGTTCTCTAAAGATGAGAAGCTCACAGTTGCTAATGAATATCCTTCCTCTGACTTTGAACTGGGTTTATATGGCATTATTCTTGTACATTTGTTTTAAAGCAGAGCAAACTAACTTCACCTACATGACATCCAAACAGCTCTTCACATTCTTGGAAGCAGTATGAAGGCAGTAAAATATGACAGGCTGTCAGACTAAAATGAGGTGCTAAACCAAAAAGACTATTTTGGGACTGGAAAAATTCTCATTTTAAAAGTCTATTATTAGAAATGCTTTTCTATGAAGTTTTGATGGTGAAGTTATCTCCCATCTCTGATTAGGTCTCTGCTGGCCTGTCTAATTGAAAAAACGTAAACCAAATTTTACAAGAATGCCCAAAACCTTAAATAATGCAAAACCTCAAAAGATGGGAGATTGGGATCAGTAGCATGCTAGGTCTCGCTCATGCTTTTGCCAATTTGTCACTTTGAGCAGGCCAGATGTTTTAGGTTGTGTCCAAACCACAAAATAAAATACAGCTATGAAATTCTGTGTTTGTCATTCCTCATTTATCTGTTAATGTTGAGGTGTGCAGTGCTCCTGAAGCTGATGCCAGGTCACAAGAGTGAGTGAGATCTTAGCTGTATGGCTATCTAGAGAGAAAAATTAAGTAGCTAGTGAAGCTTCAGGGAAGGAGTTAGAAGAGGCTAGTACTGCTTTGGCCATTTTGTCTGCAGGGGAGAAATGACAGACAGTTCTGCCCTCATTTTAGCTCCCTGTTTTGTTGTATGCATATATGAAGTAAAGGACTGCACAGACCCAGGCAGTTAAAAATCCATCTGTTGTGGTCTTAGTAGTGCCACAAAGTGGATACTTTAAAAACCACAAGGGTATGTACTTTAAAATATTTAGTAGTGGTAATTGTATCTACAAAGCATACCACTGCTGAAGTGCTGATGACACCAGCcaataaaataaaaacatgtattttttaatttgttgtACATCCCAATGTGccaaagggaccttaaagaagATTCTTGGCTGATACAAATCCCTGTAGCTGCATTGACATTCCTCTACAAACTGACAGGACTTAGCCTGTATTTTCTACAAGCTGGAATCGATTAAACTAACCAAAGTAAAG carries:
- the STARD13 gene encoding stAR-related lipid transfer protein 13 isoform X2 — protein: MSSQRRPVKAQLRRSLSEQLRDSTAKAWDLLWRNVRERRLAEIEAKEACDWLRAAGFPQYAQFYENSQFPIDIAAVKKDHDFLDKDLVEPLCRRLNTLNKCASMKLDVNFQRKKSEDSDEEDLCAISNKWTFQRTSRRWSRVDDIDALLHQSDRHGSSGDIKMKNTTSSESVLTDLSEPEVSSLHSESSGGSDNRSQSGISSAVRETCDCSGQHDIENTLLQDSTAINTALSPKDSLKNEKPTRTKAKTFLKRMETLKAKSAHGKVKGSGRTGPLEISGPVLQYEPKSLKDMHCIRIVNGDLQNSGQESVRKGLSFSVKSSSESSQSENSSSGVSTPCLKERKCHEANKRGGMYLEDLDVLEGMALRQVVDQNRKNEFHSQENLVVHIPKDHKPGTFPKALSIESLSPTDNSNVNWRTGSISLGKQNCFTPREPGLMAGCPKESRISIYDNVPGSHLYASTGDLLDLEKDVLFPHLDDILQHVNGLQEVVDGWSKNVLPGLPVDVSVRESSSLPFQSPTQITLDFEGNSVSDGRTTPSDMDRDGTSLIESEATGVRDRRDSGVGASLTRPSRRLRWHSFQISHRLSHSIASLHISNQSAAQLNLLQKFSLLRLTAIMEKYSMSNKHGWTWSVPKFMKRMKVPDYKDKNVFGVPLIVHVQRTGQPLPQSIQQALRYLRSNCLDQVGLFRKSGVKSRIQALRQMNESSPENVSYEDQSAYDVADMVKQFFRDLPEPLLTSKLGETFLHIYQYVPKEQRLQAVQAAIMLMSDENREVLQTLLCFLSDVTSVEENQMTPMNIAVCLAPSLFHLNIVKKESSPRVIQKKYATGKPDQKDLSENLAATQGLAHMIMECNKLFEVPCEMVTQSRNSYVDAEVHSPTLDELGKQVDEEGGNYQMYLESLMQNLQKEAKEKFKGWVTCSSTENTELAYKKVGDGNPLRLWKASVEVEAPPSVVLNRVLRERHLWDEDFLQWKVVESLDKQTEVYQYVLNSMAPHPVRDFVVLRTWRTDLPKGMCMLVAISVEHEEAPLMGAVRAIVMDSQYLIEPCGSGKARLTHICRIDLKGRSPEWYNKGFGHLCAAEVARIRNSFQPLIAEGPETKI